DNA sequence from the Algiphilus sp. genome:
CGCTTCCGCCGCCGCCCGATCCGCCGCCGCCGCCGCCACTGCCACCACCGGCACCGCCGCTTCCGCTGCCGCCCGATCCACCGCCGCCGCTGCCACCGCCGGCGCCGCCGCTTCCGCTGCCGCCCGAACCGCCGCCGCCACTGCCACCACCGGCACCACCGCTGCCGCCGCCGCCCGAACCACCGCCGCCACTGCCACCGCCGGAACCACCGCTTCCGCCGCCGCCCGATCCGCCGCCGCTGCCACCGCCCGCGCCGCCGCCGGGCGCTGCTCCGGCGCCGCCCCGGCACGCCGCGGGCAGGTAGTGCGCCGGCAGACTCGCGGCGCAACGCCACCGGATGGAGCCGCCAGTGGGCTCCGGGGAGAGCGTCACGGTTTCATCCCTTATGGGTCGCACGCCGAAGGTGATGCGGATGACACCACCCTCCAGCACCTCTACCGAGCGAACGTGATTCCCGCCGAGCACGTCCGGCTCC
Encoded proteins:
- a CDS encoding pilin, with product MGETTGHFAEACGHRAQARGFTLLELMIVVTVVGILAAIAIPAYQNYVVRAKVSEGFAFASAAKAAVAEAWIVDGRLPESNAEAGLSEPDVLGGNHVRSVEVLEGGVIRITFGVRPIRDETVTLSPEPTGGSIRWRCAASLPAHYLPAACRGGAGAAPGGGAGGGSGGGSGGGGSGGSGGGSGGGGSGGGGSGGAGGGSGGGGSGGSGSGGAGGGSGGGGSGGSGSGGAGGGSGGGGGGSGGGGSGGAGGGSGGGGSGGGGSGGAGGGSGGGGSGGGGSGGAGGGSGGGGPGGNGSGGAGGGSGGG